The genomic window AATTCCAGCCCGGCGACACCCTGCGCGTCAACGTGAAGATCAAGGAAGGCGAGCGCGAGCGCGTTCAGGCCTTCGAAGGCGTCTGCATCGCCCGTGACGGCGGCGGCATCAGCGAAACCTTCACGGTCCGCAAGATCTCGTTCGGCGAAGGCGTCGAGCGCCGCTTCCCCATCCTGTCGCCGAACATCGAGTCGATCGAAGTGAAACGCCGCGGCGTCGTGCGTCGCGCCAAGCTCTATTACCTGCGCGATCGTCGCGGCAAGTCGGCCCGTATCGCCGAGCGCCAGACGGTTCGTCCCGCCAAGGGCGTCGTCGTTCCGGAAACCGGTTCGGCCGCCAAGACCGAAGAAGCCTAGTTTCAGGCTAGATGATCAAATGACGAAGGCCCCGGCGGTGACGCCGGGGCCTTTTTCAAATCCGTCAGTCCGGGATTACTGCGGGAACAAGGGGTTGGCCGCGTCGCGCTGGCCTTCCAGGCTGTGTTTCAGGGCTTCCATCTGCTCATGCTCGGTCTTGACCGCCGCATAGGCCCGCCGGATCGTCTCGCGCGTGGTGGCGGAAATGCCGGTGTCTTCCAGCGCCTTTTCATATTTGTTGGCGATGAATCCCTCGCCCGAATTGATCGAGCCGACAACGGAGTCGTCGTT from Brevundimonas fontaquae includes these protein-coding regions:
- the rplS gene encoding 50S ribosomal protein L19, whose translation is MNIVQQLDAEEKARVLGERKIPEFQPGDTLRVNVKIKEGERERVQAFEGVCIARDGGGISETFTVRKISFGEGVERRFPILSPNIESIEVKRRGVVRRAKLYYLRDRRGKSARIAERQTVRPAKGVVVPETGSAAKTEEA